From the Musa acuminata AAA Group cultivar baxijiao chromosome BXJ1-2, Cavendish_Baxijiao_AAA, whole genome shotgun sequence genome, one window contains:
- the LOC135609082 gene encoding actin-depolymerizing factor 1-like isoform X3: protein MAVHDECKLKFLDLKAKRNYRFIVFKIDEKIQQVTVEKLGQPDETYDDFTASLPADECRYAVFDFDFVTDEHCQKSKIFFISWAPDTSRVRSKMLYASSKDRFKRELDGIQVELQATDPSEMSIDIVKGRAL from the exons ATGGCGGTGCACGACGAGTGCAAGCTCAAGTTCTTGGACCTGAAGGCGAAGAGGAACTACCGGTTCATCGTCTTCAAGATCGACGAGAAGATACAGCAGGTGACGGTGGAGAAGCTGGGCCAACCCGACGAGACCTACGACGACTTCACCGCCTCCTTGCCGGCCGACGAATGCCGCTATGCCGTCTTCGACTTCGACTTCGTCACCGACGAGCACTGCCAGAAGAGCAAGATCTTCTTCATATCCTG GGCACCTGATACCTCGAGGGTGAGGAGCAAGATGCTCTACGCCAGCTCCAAGGACAGGTTCAAGAGGGAGCTCGATGGGATTCAGGTGGAGCTGCAAGCAACCGACCCCAGTGAGATGAGCATCGACATTGTCAAAGGGCGAGCTCTATAA
- the LOC135609082 gene encoding actin-depolymerizing factor 1-like isoform X2, producing the protein MANAVSGMAVHDECKLKFLDLKAKRNYRFIVFKIDEKIQQVTVEKLGQPDETYDDFTASLPADECRYAVFDFDFVTDEHCQKSKIFFISWAPDTSRVRSKMLYASSKDRFKRELDGIQVELQATDPSEMSIDIVKGRAL; encoded by the exons ATG GCGAATGCGGTCTCGGGAATGGCGGTGCACGACGAGTGCAAGCTCAAGTTCTTGGACCTGAAGGCGAAGAGGAACTACCGGTTCATCGTCTTCAAGATCGACGAGAAGATACAGCAGGTGACGGTGGAGAAGCTGGGCCAACCCGACGAGACCTACGACGACTTCACCGCCTCCTTGCCGGCCGACGAATGCCGCTATGCCGTCTTCGACTTCGACTTCGTCACCGACGAGCACTGCCAGAAGAGCAAGATCTTCTTCATATCCTG GGCACCTGATACCTCGAGGGTGAGGAGCAAGATGCTCTACGCCAGCTCCAAGGACAGGTTCAAGAGGGAGCTCGATGGGATTCAGGTGGAGCTGCAAGCAACCGACCCCAGTGAGATGAGCATCGACATTGTCAAAGGGCGAGCTCTATAA